The genome window GTCGGTCGTAAAAAAAGTATGTATCGTGTGAAAGAAGGATCAGATGTAGTTTGGGAACCTCTGGTCCAGGGGTTAATCAACTCCTAAGATCTTCCTTACGCGGTACTATTTACGGCACGAGATCGTCAGATTCGTTTGCATACGCCTATAATAGAAACACAAGTAAAACATACATCGCGCAAGATATCGAGGCGCTCAACTGCTGAAATCATTTTCCCGTTTAGGTGCGAGATTTCTGTATCATTTTTCACCTAGAAGAATTAAATATCTAAAGTCTACCTCATTAATTAATCCATGATTTCATTCTGGAATCTCGACCGTGATAACCGGTTGACCTAATCATTCGACCAACTGCTGTACCTCAGTTAAAGTTTTGCCAAGATTTTCCATCAGGTCTGTGCATGTTTCTCGAGTACTAATCTATGGACTTTATTTTTCCACGATTGAATGCTTGTCTTTCTTCTCTATCTTTTAATGTTTTCGCTCTAACGGTGGGGAACTTATTAATCGGTATTTTATCAgtattgtattttttttatagCATTCCTTGCTGTGATACGTGGTACCGTTTGCAGTATTAAATAGTAAACGTAGTAAAAAATACGACGAACGTTTAGAGTGCATTTGTAAATTTATAAACATTAGATTTCTGATATCTAGAAAGATTGAATGCGTGGGCGTTAATACCGATCCAAAAGTCACGCCGTGTCATTCGAGTGTCGGCTGTTCCCGGTTATGTCAGATGGAAAATTACTACATCGTTTTTTTTATCACGTTTAATTTCATATAAATTTTTCGTAACTTTGTCATTAATATTGGTTGCTATCGTTTATTCCAGATTATATGAACCCAAAGATACCAAAGTTCGGTAACAAAATTCCATTGGTTATTTCGGTACAAATTTTATAACATAATTCATTTTTACCACCACGTACTCTTAGATTTAACAGACATAGCAGAGACCCTAAGTCTACGGAGCTAGGTATTCGATAAAAATGCGATCGCGTTAAGTTCAATAGATCTTTTACTCACTGAAACAACGAGCAACTTAAATCGCTAGAAGTGATTTAAGTTGCAATTATGCGACGCTGTTGTCTGGCTTACCAAAGTCCGCCACGATTTTATTCTCGACCGTTCAATAATTTCCTTCAGTCGCAAACCGCGATACAATGAATTACGGTCCTCTCGTATTTCTTTCGTAATACGACTGGAACGTTCAATAATTCACCAGCGAAGCGGCAAAATCGTAGACGCGATTTATTACGTGCATTGTTTGTCGCATAAATGCGTAATGAACGCACATACGCGAGTACCTTATCTCGCATACAGTTacataaaagaagaaaagaaagaaaaagaacTACTGAAATATAATCTCGGTCGAGGGAGATGAAGCAAGGACCGAGACCCAGAAGCACTGATTTCTTTGTAAATATCGTAGTCGGACAGCGTTCGTCTTTACACTGTGCAGATTAGAAACATACAGACTTCAGATTAGAAACATCAGTCTTTGGCATTGCTCTTTCTACGTTTGTCGTGTTCCCGTCGGTATCCGTAGTCTCGATAGTTGCTGGATAGTTTACGCGTATTCGTGAAATAGCACGAGAAGAGTTGAAGAATTTTTAAAGCTCGTTGGGTGCAAATCAGTGTGTGCCTAATTTTCTGGTACGGAAAGTATAGGCCTAGGAACATGGATTTCGTATAACACGATCGCAGAAATAGTTAGTGTATACGGTAGTTATAAacgtaaattttatatttatacagtgAGCGATCAACTTCTTGCTGGCGGcgagaagaaaataaaaaaactttCGTTGGACGTTGACACAAACATGCTGAAAATTGGATTCATTGGAGGAGGGAAAATGGCCCAGTCTTTGGCCAAGGGTTTCATTCGCGCGGGTAAAAATAACATTCAATATGCACGTGCTCGATAGTGTTATCGTCGTGTTTGGACTGTTAATAATCTCTATGGCACTCTAGCTTTTCATTCAAGCGATGTACGTTTCCGTAAATCGGCTTTCTCGTAGAGCTGATTTTTTTAATGGTACATTGTTTGCAGGCTTGAGCAAGGGTGAAATGATGTTGGCAAGTTGTCTTCCAAACGATGTGGGTAGCATAGACACGTTTAAGGTGGGTCGATTCTTGTTTTCGTAAtcctaaaaaaaaagaaatttgtccTTCCTTCGATTTCGTTTGTATCGTTGTATACCCGATAGACAGATAAAAACGATAAGTGATAGTTGACCGATCGTCGGCGTTATCAGCTTCACCGTTTGTTTCAAAAACACATcaaaacaataaatatttttcctTTGCTCGGTAAACAGATTTGAAAATTGTCAACTCGAATCGATTAACCTGACTAACCGATCGATATTATCTCTCTCTAGTCAACAAATTCTAAACGGTAATTAGTATTCTTTGGGATTAAACTTTTCTCTTATTGATTCGAGTACACTAAGATAGAAGATAATGGAGAACAAATTATTTACTTGGATTACAGTACATTAAAGTGTTATTAATAAATTGTCGATTGATAATTGTCACGATACCGCTTTATCTTAATCTTAAATTGTTTCTAAATTTGTTTGTTATCTATTTGTTAGAATCCAAAGCGTAAAATAGATTGCTTGTAGATTAAATTCTCGATTATAGTTTCGCGGTCATTATCGCACTTAGGAAAATTACCAATATAGTAGCCATATCTTTCTTTCACGATAAGTCTACTAATTTTCTTTCTATTCTGAAATTTAGTTTAGGAAACGAAACCAATTTGTGTTTATAAAGGGGGTCCCGAAAATGATGTAAATGTAATCGTTTGCTCTTCAACGATTGCGGTGTAATTTTAGGAAATAGGCTCGAATACTGTATTTTCGAACGGACCCGTGGTTGACTATGGTGACGTTCTGATTTTATCGGTAAAACCACAAGTGGTGCCACTAGTTCTTCCGGATTTAAAGAACTACAATAAACTTTTGCTATCTATCGCTATGGGTGTTCCATTGTCATCGTTAGAAAAGGTAagtatttaaaatttgaattcatTACTAATATAAGGTTTGAAATCTACATCGAAGAGTATAGAAATTCTGACATTATTACAGATACTGCACTCAAAATGTTtagtatttaacaataatttcagGCTGTACCAACTGGAACGCCAGTGATAAGGGTAATGCCCAATACACCAGCCCTCGTTGGTTGTGGTGCAACGGTGTACGCTCGTGGAAAAAATGCCGGCGACAAAGAAGCTGAAATAGCAGAGAAATTGTTTTCTTCCGTAGGTATTTGCGAAGAAATATCTGAAAACTTAATCGATCCCGTCACTGCTTTGGCTGGCTCTGGACCCGCGTATGTAAGTAACGTTAACAAACTGTTGCAACACTTTTGATGCAAATATGGTCTCGTTGCTCAGGTTTATATGATGATAGAGGCATTAGCTGACGGTGGCGTAAAAATGGGACTTATGAGATCGGTTGCTTATAAGTTAGCCGCGCAGACTGTTTTAGGTGCTGGTGCCATGGTTAAAGAAACGAATATGCATCCAGCACAACTGAAAGACGACGTTGCCTCGCCAGCaggtttgaaaatattatattttacatcGCATAACATTTGTCACGGTATTTATTTTTGCAGCCTCGTCGACATTTAGGAGCCCTTCTCTTCTTAACATTTCACCTTTAGAATTAATCGTTTTATAGGTCCTTAATGAAAAGTCTAGTGtcaatttattctttttatttaggATCTACCATAACGGCGATTCATTATCTAGAAGAACACGGTATGAGATCGGCTGTAATCGGTGCTGTTGAAGCAGCAACGAAACGCTGCAGGGAATTCAGCTCTCGTTTAGAAAGTAGTTAGAATCGATTCTGATAACGACGGAACGAAAATTTGGCAACAATTACAGCAAAAAACAAAGGAAATCGAAAAGTAGTTCTTAAATTTGTAAGAAGACAATTAAATCATGGCGATAACGCGCTTTAACTTGCTACGTTTTCGCGTACAGTTTTGTACATTTTAGTTGTGCTGTCTACAAGAAACGAGTGGTCTAATcttttttagaaatattttgtatactttgtaaataatttctttaaaatattaaacgttaaaattgcaatttattgTTCGTTTACAACGTAgcaattaaaaatatagatctgTTATCTCTTGACAACAACATATTTTACAATGAACGTTACAGCATATAAAAATGTTGTGTAAATATTTTGTATGTTttgtaataatatttatatgcATACGTCTTTGCATAAAATTAAGCACAGTAGTAACCATATTGAAAATAGGTTCAATGTAAACCTTATAGTAATAAACTTTAAACAGATTACTTAACATACAATCTAAAATACAATCTTATATATACTAATGTATAAAAAATTGTCATTTTTGTATTCCTATACTAcaaaatattgtataatataaatacatCATGGAATAAAGCCATctgataatatttattaaatactgTTTACAAGTTTGAATTACCACAATTAATATTATAAGTTGTTTTTCGTAATATTGTTTGAAGAACAGAATATTCATAAATGTGTCCTGATTAAGACATTCTCGAGGCATCTCGTGATAGAAAAATTAGTCCTTATGACAATTCTTATCATTTAGTTATCGTAGGAAAATACATATACATTAAGTTCATACATACCCTCGATCGTATTTTATGGAATTGCTACGGTTTTACTATCCGTATCATTTGGCAATTGCGCGTTTTCTTTAGGCTTCGTTTGTTTGAAAGTGAGGTTAAATTCCGTCTTGAACATCTCTCTGTAATAACTTTCTTTAACTATATCACTTTCTGGAACACCTTCTTCCTTACATTTCGATACATAAAGTTTGTGCATTGCAACGATACTTAATGCAGAGTCCAAATATCTTTTCTCCGAATGGTCCTTTGAATTCGTTGATTTTTCGGTCGGAAAGGAATTAATATGTTCGCGCACTCTATCTCTAACACTCTCACTTTTTTTCGATTTAGGTGTATGCCTTCCTCTTTGGTCTGGCCCTATAATTCCACCAGGCGATATTCTTTTTTTCTCCATTACATGACGCACAAATTTTTCAGACACTGCAAAAGTGCTGAGGAACATGCACTTGCACACTGTAATAAATTCTCCTTTTAGCAAAAGCGAATAGGTGAATGTAATCTGTCGACGATGCTTCGATTTAACGTTTCCACGACACCGTGTACGTTGTTTCGGGGATTCCTTGACAGACAGTGCAACATACTGTTTCCTTTGTTCCCAACCACACGTTTTCCAAAAAATATTATGCAACTCTTCCCGTGCAGATTCGTCTATTTTTTCCGTGCAACGCATACGACATTTACAAGGGGGTCCCATGGCTTTAGCTGGCACAAGTTTTCCTATGCATCATACATTCTTATCATTAA of Colletes latitarsis isolate SP2378_abdomen chromosome 3, iyColLati1, whole genome shotgun sequence contains these proteins:
- the LOC143340319 gene encoding pyrroline-5-carboxylate reductase 2 isoform X3 — translated: MMLASCLPNDVGSIDTFKEIGSNTVFSNGPVVDYGDVLILSVKPQVVPLVLPDLKNYNKLLLSIAMGVPLSSLEKAVPTGTPVIRVMPNTPALVGCGATVYARGKNAGDKEAEIAEKLFSSVGICEEISENLIDPVTALAGSGPAYVYMMIEALADGGVKMGLMRSVAYKLAAQTVLGAGAMVKETNMHPAQLKDDVASPAGSTITAIHYLEEHGMRSAVIGAVEAATKRCREFSSRLESS
- the LOC143340318 gene encoding uncharacterized protein LOC143340318 isoform X2, translating into MNNTMEPNVTVKNLLYLDKQIIRKESGSWFDEQLVNGNQGQPLALEPSYYKYQDNIGNFIDASSTNVQWWKDMSVTSTNAQPEYQQEAVPSSNHLLTNHSINTLPDRLEEEESNAKKSMKLKQGKKLKTIKEPLKRTKHPELWKVNVKKNARLRGEEYVGVGGKLVPAKAMGPPCKCRMRCTEKIDESAREELHNIFWKTCGWEQRKQYVALSVKESPKQRTRCRGNVKSKHRRQITFTYSLLLKGEFITVCKCMFLSTFAVSEKFVRHVMEKKRISPGGIIGPDQRGRHTPKSKKSESVRDRVREHINSFPTEKSTNSKDHSEKRYLDSALSIVAMHKLYVSKCKEEGVPESDIVKESYYREMFKTEFNLTFKQTKPKENAQLPNDTDSKTVAIP
- the LOC143340318 gene encoding uncharacterized protein LOC143340318 isoform X1, translating into MNNTMEPNVTVKNLLYLDKQIIRKESGSWFDEQLVNGNQGQPLALEPSYYKYQDNIGSFIDASSTNVQWWKDMSVTSTNAQPEYQQEAVPSSNHLLTNHSINTLPDRLEEEESNAKKSMKLKQGKKLKTIKEPLKRTKHPELWKVNVKKNARLRGEEYVGVGGKLVPAKAMGPPCKCRMRCTEKIDESAREELHNIFWKTCGWEQRKQYVALSVKESPKQRTRCRGNVKSKHRRQITFTYSLLLKGEFITVCKCMFLSTFAVSEKFVRHVMEKKRISPGGIIGPDQRGRHTPKSKKSESVRDRVREHINSFPTEKSTNSKDHSEKRYLDSALSIVAMHKLYVSKCKEEGVPESDIVKESYYREMFKTEFNLTFKQTKPKENAQLPNDTDSKTVAIP
- the LOC143340319 gene encoding uncharacterized protein LOC143340319 isoform X1, which encodes MTTGLKTMEFLKLSRRMRRRLDARNVSDQLLAGGEKKIKKLSLDVDTNMLKIGFIGGGKMAQSLAKGFIRAGLSKGEMMLASCLPNDVGSIDTFKEIGSNTVFSNGPVVDYGDVLILSVKPQVVPLVLPDLKNYNKLLLSIAMGVPLSSLEKAVPTGTPVIRVMPNTPALVGCGATVYARGKNAGDKEAEIAEKLFSSVGICEEISENLIDPVTALAGSGPAYVYMMIEALADGGVKMGLMRSVAYKLAAQTVLGAGAMVKETNMHPAQLKDDVASPAGSTITAIHYLEEHGMRSAVIGAVEAATKRCREFSSRLESS
- the LOC143340319 gene encoding pyrroline-5-carboxylate reductase 2 isoform X2, with the translated sequence MTTGLKTMEFLKLSRRMRRRLDARNGLSKGEMMLASCLPNDVGSIDTFKEIGSNTVFSNGPVVDYGDVLILSVKPQVVPLVLPDLKNYNKLLLSIAMGVPLSSLEKAVPTGTPVIRVMPNTPALVGCGATVYARGKNAGDKEAEIAEKLFSSVGICEEISENLIDPVTALAGSGPAYVYMMIEALADGGVKMGLMRSVAYKLAAQTVLGAGAMVKETNMHPAQLKDDVASPAGSTITAIHYLEEHGMRSAVIGAVEAATKRCREFSSRLESS
- the LOC143340318 gene encoding uncharacterized protein LOC143340318 isoform X3; amino-acid sequence: MNNTMEPNVTVKNLLYLDKQIIRKESGSWFDEQLVNGNQGQPLALEPSYYKYQDNIGSFIDASSTNVQWWKDMSVTSTNAQPEYQQEAVPSSNHLLTNRLEEEESNAKKSMKLKQGKKLKTIKEPLKRTKHPELWKVNVKKNARLRGEEYVGVGGKLVPAKAMGPPCKCRMRCTEKIDESAREELHNIFWKTCGWEQRKQYVALSVKESPKQRTRCRGNVKSKHRRQITFTYSLLLKGEFITVCKCMFLSTFAVSEKFVRHVMEKKRISPGGIIGPDQRGRHTPKSKKSESVRDRVREHINSFPTEKSTNSKDHSEKRYLDSALSIVAMHKLYVSKCKEEGVPESDIVKESYYREMFKTEFNLTFKQTKPKENAQLPNDTDSKTVAIP